One genomic segment of Pseudonocardia sp. T1-2H includes these proteins:
- a CDS encoding Crp/Fnr family transcriptional regulator: MDDVLIRAGIFQGVEPHAAEVLAQTLEPVEFPRGHVIFSEGEPGDRLYIIGSGKVKIGRKSPDGRENLLMVAGPSDMFGELSIFDPGPRTSSATAVTEVRAYTMDRSALREWIGKRPEIAEQLLRVLARRLRRTNNMLADLIFTDVPGRVAKSLLQLARQFGSQESGLLRVTHDLTQEEIAQLVGASRETVNKALADFAHRGWLRLEGKSVLILEPERLARRAR; the protein is encoded by the coding sequence GTGGACGATGTTCTGATCCGGGCTGGGATCTTCCAGGGCGTGGAACCCCACGCCGCTGAGGTGCTGGCCCAGACACTGGAGCCCGTGGAGTTTCCGCGCGGGCACGTCATCTTCAGTGAAGGTGAGCCCGGTGACCGGCTGTACATCATCGGCAGTGGCAAGGTGAAGATCGGCCGCAAGTCCCCGGACGGCCGCGAGAACCTGCTGATGGTGGCCGGTCCGTCGGACATGTTCGGGGAGCTCTCGATCTTCGACCCGGGCCCGCGCACGTCGTCGGCCACGGCCGTCACCGAGGTCCGTGCCTACACGATGGACCGCTCCGCCCTGCGCGAGTGGATCGGGAAGCGCCCGGAGATCGCCGAGCAGTTGCTGCGCGTGCTCGCCCGTCGGCTGCGCCGCACGAACAACATGCTCGCGGACCTCATCTTCACCGACGTCCCCGGCCGTGTCGCGAAGTCGCTGCTGCAGCTCGCGCGCCAGTTCGGCTCCCAGGAGTCCGGCCTGCTGCGGGTCACGCACGACCTCACGCAGGAGGAGATCGCGCAGCTCGTCGGCGCCTCGCGGGAGACCGTGAACAAGGCGCTCGCGGACTTCGCGCACCGCGGCTGGCTGCGGCTCGAGGGCAAGAGCGTGCTGATCCTCGAGCCCGAGCGGCTGGCCCGCCGCGCCCGTTAG
- the nth gene encoding endonuclease III produces the protein MAARIAAGESDLGRARRVARTLRALAVAYPDAYCELDFTNPLELAVATILSAQSTDKKINEVTPAVFARYRTAADYAQADRTELEELLRPTGFYRNKAASLMGLGAAVVERFGGELPANLDDLVTLPGIGRKTANVILGNAFGIPGISVDTHFGRLVRRWGWTEEQDPVKVEHAVAALVPKRDQTMVSHRVIFHGRRVCHAKKPACGVCTLAMDCPSFGAGPTEPEAAAALVKGPETPHLLELAGFAPADVRP, from the coding sequence CTGGCCGCCCGCATCGCGGCCGGGGAGAGCGACCTGGGCCGCGCCCGGCGCGTCGCCCGGACGTTGCGCGCCCTCGCCGTCGCCTACCCGGACGCGTACTGCGAGCTCGATTTCACGAACCCGCTCGAGCTCGCCGTCGCCACCATCCTGTCGGCCCAGTCCACCGACAAGAAGATCAACGAGGTCACGCCGGCGGTGTTCGCCCGCTACCGCACGGCGGCGGACTACGCGCAGGCGGACCGCACGGAGCTGGAGGAGCTGCTCCGCCCGACCGGCTTCTACCGGAACAAGGCGGCATCGCTGATGGGGCTGGGGGCCGCCGTCGTCGAGCGGTTCGGCGGCGAGCTGCCCGCGAACCTCGACGATCTCGTCACCCTGCCCGGAATCGGGCGGAAGACGGCCAACGTCATCCTCGGCAACGCCTTCGGCATCCCGGGGATCAGCGTCGACACCCACTTCGGCCGGCTGGTCCGCAGGTGGGGCTGGACGGAGGAGCAGGATCCGGTCAAGGTCGAGCACGCCGTCGCCGCGCTGGTCCCGAAGCGCGACCAGACGATGGTGTCGCACCGGGTGATCTTCCACGGGCGGCGGGTGTGCCATGCGAAGAAGCCGGCCTGCGGGGTCTGCACGCTGGCGATGGACTGCCCGTCGTTCGGCGCCGGGCCCACCGAGCCGGAGGCGGCCGCCGCGCTGGTCAAGGGTCCCGAGACGCCGCACCTGCTCGAGCTGGCCGGATTCGCGCCCGCCGACGTGCGCCCGTGA
- a CDS encoding MBL fold metallo-hydrolase: MTPPGATPPPVGRVDHPAYGVLRPVTALASVLLAENPSPMTLDGTNTWVLRAPGVEECVVVDPGEEDDEEHLRRVAEQGPVARILLTHRHPDHAGAARRFAELTGAPVQALDPTLVLGSEALGDGDVVAAAGVELRVVATPGHTSDSISFLLAGPGGGTPSVLTGDTILGRGTTVIAHPDGALGPYLDSLKALAELPPGTAVLPGHGPDLADAPAVAAQYLAHREQRLDQVLAALKALPEGATPREVVETVYADVDEKLWPAAELSVKAQLEYLRS, translated from the coding sequence ATGACCCCGCCCGGCGCGACGCCCCCGCCCGTCGGCCGCGTCGACCATCCCGCGTACGGGGTGCTGCGGCCGGTCACGGCCCTGGCGTCGGTCCTGCTCGCGGAGAACCCGTCGCCCATGACCCTCGACGGGACGAACACCTGGGTGCTGCGTGCGCCGGGCGTCGAGGAGTGCGTCGTGGTCGACCCGGGCGAGGAGGACGACGAGGAGCACCTCCGCCGCGTCGCCGAGCAGGGTCCCGTCGCGCGGATCCTGCTGACCCACCGGCACCCGGACCACGCGGGCGCGGCGCGCCGCTTCGCCGAGCTGACGGGCGCGCCGGTGCAGGCGCTGGACCCGACGCTCGTCCTGGGCTCGGAGGCTCTGGGCGACGGCGACGTGGTGGCCGCGGCCGGGGTGGAGCTCCGGGTCGTCGCGACGCCGGGACACACGTCGGACTCGATCTCGTTCCTGCTCGCCGGCCCGGGCGGCGGCACCCCGTCGGTTCTCACCGGGGACACGATCCTGGGCCGGGGGACCACCGTCATCGCGCATCCGGACGGCGCGCTGGGGCCGTACCTCGACTCGTTGAAGGCCCTCGCGGAGCTGCCGCCCGGTACCGCCGTGCTCCCCGGCCACGGTCCGGACCTCGCCGACGCACCGGCCGTCGCGGCGCAGTACCTCGCGCACCGGGAACAGCGCCTCGACCAGGTCCTGGCCGCACTGAAGGCGCTGCCGGAGGGGGCGACCCCGCGCGAGGTCGTCGAGACGGTGTACGCGGACGTCGACGAGAAGCTGTGGCCCGCCGCGGAACTCTCCGTCAAGGCCCAGCTCGAGTACCTGCGGAGCTAG
- a CDS encoding ArsA family ATPase produces the protein MSPARPQFLDVDAVIDDPQTKIIVCCGSGGVGKTTTSAALALRAAERGRKVVVLTIDPAKRLAQALGLTELSNEPGTVPGIGSTDDAQGELQAMMLDMRRTFDDMVHTHAAPDRAEKIIANPFYQTISSSFSGTQEYMAMEKLGQLTARGQWDLIVVDTPPSRSALDFLDAPQRMSNFLDGRMIRLLSSPARAGGKGLRKIVGAGFQLFAKAVSTILGGQMLADASAFVQAFDTMFGGFRERATKTYELLRSPGTAFLVVAAPEPDALREAAYFVDRLSSEQMPLAGLVLNRTHPVFAPLSATEARHAAGNAGSSRLAAAVLRLHADRVDLADREERLLSRFVGAHPDVPVARVPAVAGDIADLDGLREVGERLAQPDGRSASPEPAGKVHHL, from the coding sequence GTGAGCCCTGCGAGGCCGCAGTTCCTGGACGTCGACGCGGTGATCGACGACCCGCAGACGAAGATCATCGTGTGTTGCGGTTCCGGCGGCGTGGGCAAGACCACGACGTCGGCCGCGCTGGCCCTGCGGGCCGCCGAGCGCGGCCGCAAGGTCGTCGTGCTGACGATCGACCCGGCCAAACGGCTGGCCCAGGCCCTGGGGCTGACCGAGCTGAGCAACGAGCCCGGCACCGTCCCCGGCATCGGTTCCACCGACGACGCGCAGGGCGAGCTGCAGGCGATGATGCTGGACATGCGTCGGACCTTCGACGACATGGTGCACACGCACGCCGCCCCGGACCGCGCCGAGAAGATCATCGCGAACCCCTTCTACCAGACGATCTCCTCGTCGTTCTCCGGCACGCAGGAGTACATGGCGATGGAGAAGCTGGGCCAGCTGACCGCTCGCGGGCAGTGGGACCTGATCGTCGTGGACACGCCGCCGTCCCGCTCCGCGCTGGACTTCCTGGACGCGCCGCAGCGGATGTCGAACTTCCTCGACGGCCGGATGATCCGGCTGCTCTCCTCGCCCGCGCGGGCCGGGGGCAAGGGCCTGCGCAAGATCGTCGGGGCGGGGTTCCAGCTGTTCGCGAAGGCCGTCTCGACGATCCTCGGCGGCCAGATGCTGGCGGACGCGTCGGCATTCGTGCAGGCCTTCGACACGATGTTCGGCGGGTTCCGCGAGCGGGCGACCAAGACCTACGAGCTGCTGCGCTCGCCGGGGACGGCGTTCCTGGTCGTCGCCGCGCCGGAGCCGGATGCGTTGCGGGAGGCCGCCTACTTCGTGGACCGGCTCTCCAGCGAGCAGATGCCGCTGGCCGGGCTCGTCCTCAACCGCACGCACCCGGTGTTCGCGCCGCTCTCGGCCACGGAGGCCAGGCACGCGGCGGGGAACGCGGGCTCGTCGCGGCTCGCCGCGGCAGTGCTGCGGCTGCACGCGGACCGGGTGGACCTCGCGGACCGGGAGGAACGGCTGCTGAGCCGCTTCGTGGGCGCGCACCCGGACGTCCCGGTGGCGCGGGTCCCGGCGGTGGCCGGGGACATCGCGGACCTCGACGGCCTGCGCGAGGTGGGCGAGCGGCTCGCGCAGCCCGACGGGAGGTCCGCGTCGCCGGAGCCGGCCGGGAAGGTCCACCACCTGTAG
- a CDS encoding DUF4177 domain-containing protein has product MSSPGIVRWEYLTAPLLIHNTKAILDNFGRDGWELVTVTSGANPEQLVAFFKRPVAS; this is encoded by the coding sequence ATGAGCTCTCCGGGCATCGTGAGGTGGGAATACCTCACCGCACCACTGCTGATCCACAACACCAAGGCGATCCTGGACAACTTCGGCCGCGACGGCTGGGAGCTGGTCACCGTGACGTCGGGGGCGAACCCGGAGCAGCTCGTCGCGTTCTTCAAGCGCCCGGTGGCCTCGTGA
- a CDS encoding RidA family protein, producing the protein MTAPSRKLAELGLTLPAVAAPAGSYIPARRSGSLVFTAGQVPFVDGALPLSGKVGDAVTAEQAYDLARTCALNALAAVDALVGLDSVTGVVKVVGFVASAPGFNGQPKVINGASDLLGEVFGEAGLHARSAVGVAELPLDAPVEVELVVEVS; encoded by the coding sequence GTGACGGCCCCGTCCCGCAAGCTCGCCGAGCTGGGCCTGACGCTGCCCGCGGTCGCCGCTCCCGCGGGGTCCTACATCCCCGCCCGGCGTTCCGGCTCGCTCGTCTTCACGGCCGGCCAGGTGCCGTTCGTCGACGGCGCTCTGCCGCTGAGCGGCAAGGTCGGGGACGCGGTCACCGCCGAGCAGGCCTACGACCTGGCGCGCACGTGCGCGCTCAACGCGCTCGCCGCCGTCGACGCGCTGGTGGGGCTGGACTCGGTCACCGGTGTGGTGAAGGTGGTCGGCTTCGTCGCCTCCGCGCCCGGCTTCAACGGCCAGCCGAAGGTGATCAACGGCGCGTCGGACCTGCTCGGCGAGGTCTTCGGCGAGGCCGGGCTGCACGCCCGGTCCGCGGTCGGTGTCGCGGAGCTGCCGCTGGACGCGCCGGTCGAGGTCGAGCTGGTCGTCGAGGTCTCCTGA
- a CDS encoding MFS transporter: MSVSLSDYRAAVSVPGAVVPVLASALARLPIAMFSLATLLYVQRESGSFAVAGAVSAGSLIGVSVGSVVQGRAMDRRGPSQVLLLVAALFALAAAGLVVSIESGAPLLALIPLAVLTGFTQPAMPGASRALWTELVPAGPRREAAYSYEAISLEVFFILGPALAAFLVTAPWSGTGLVVASSAMVVGSVAFALCRPVRTTRPAPRAASGGGLSGVVGVIANPGMLTVALASLGFGLVIGSVEVGVPAVASALGSPSLGGVLLSAWSVTSVLVGLLYGMRPWPRPLYLRIPVLMATFGALAVLMSVAGASGSLVLLVLTMLLAGGLITPQVTGHSLGVELVAPGGSATEAFGWVVTAATLGIALGQSVAGVAVEASGPAAAFVAGGLGGLVVATVLWFRRRTVRTPDPAPVAAAV; the protein is encoded by the coding sequence GTGTCCGTCTCGCTGTCCGACTACCGCGCCGCCGTCTCCGTACCAGGCGCGGTCGTTCCGGTGCTCGCGTCCGCCCTCGCCAGGCTGCCCATCGCCATGTTCAGCCTGGCCACGCTGCTCTACGTGCAGCGCGAGAGCGGTTCGTTCGCGGTGGCCGGTGCCGTGTCGGCAGGCTCGCTGATCGGTGTCTCGGTCGGCTCGGTGGTCCAGGGCCGGGCGATGGACCGGCGCGGCCCGTCGCAGGTACTGCTGCTGGTCGCGGCCCTGTTCGCGCTGGCCGCGGCCGGCCTCGTCGTATCGATCGAGAGCGGCGCGCCGCTCCTCGCGCTGATCCCGCTGGCCGTGCTCACCGGCTTCACCCAGCCCGCGATGCCCGGGGCCTCCCGTGCGCTGTGGACAGAGCTGGTGCCGGCCGGGCCACGTCGTGAGGCGGCGTACAGCTACGAGGCCATCAGCCTCGAGGTCTTCTTCATCCTCGGCCCGGCGCTCGCCGCGTTCCTCGTGACGGCGCCGTGGTCCGGGACCGGCCTGGTCGTCGCCTCGTCCGCGATGGTCGTCGGCTCCGTGGCGTTCGCGCTGTGCCGTCCGGTCCGGACGACCCGGCCCGCGCCGCGGGCCGCATCCGGCGGCGGGCTCTCCGGCGTCGTCGGCGTCATCGCCAACCCGGGCATGCTCACGGTCGCGCTCGCGTCGCTCGGGTTCGGCCTGGTCATCGGCTCGGTCGAGGTGGGTGTCCCGGCCGTGGCGTCGGCGCTCGGCTCGCCGTCGCTCGGCGGGGTGCTGCTCTCCGCGTGGTCGGTCACGTCCGTGCTCGTCGGGCTGCTCTACGGCATGCGGCCGTGGCCGCGTCCGCTGTACCTGCGGATCCCGGTCCTGATGGCGACGTTCGGCGCGCTGGCGGTGCTGATGTCCGTGGCGGGTGCGAGCGGCTCGCTCGTCCTGCTGGTCCTGACCATGCTGCTGGCCGGCGGGCTGATCACGCCGCAGGTCACGGGGCACTCGCTGGGCGTCGAGCTCGTCGCCCCGGGCGGCAGCGCCACGGAGGCCTTCGGCTGGGTGGTCACGGCGGCGACGCTCGGGATCGCGCTCGGGCAGTCCGTCGCGGGGGTCGCGGTGGAGGCGTCGGGCCCGGCGGCGGCGTTCGTCGCGGGTGGTCTCGGCGGCCTGGTCGTGGCGACGGTCCTGTGGTTCCGCCGTCGCACGGTGCGGACGCCGGATCCGGCGCCCGTCGCCGCGGCCGTCTAG
- a CDS encoding WhiB family transcriptional regulator has protein sequence MASDADSGRWNWRGAARCRTGDAEELFVTGAEQRRVRDFCRACPVRTECLSHALDQRIEFGVWGGMTERERRALLRERPEVTSWARLLSDARAAHYASAADESAARMATAAEETTGAEGLTETG, from the coding sequence GTGGCCAGCGATGCGGATTCGGGCAGGTGGAACTGGCGCGGGGCGGCCCGCTGCCGCACCGGCGACGCCGAGGAGCTCTTCGTGACCGGCGCCGAGCAGCGGCGGGTGCGAGACTTCTGCAGGGCCTGTCCGGTGCGCACCGAATGCCTCTCGCACGCCCTGGACCAGCGGATCGAGTTCGGCGTCTGGGGCGGGATGACCGAACGGGAGCGCCGCGCCCTGCTGCGGGAACGCCCGGAGGTGACGTCCTGGGCGCGGCTGCTGTCCGACGCCCGGGCCGCGCACTACGCGTCGGCGGCGGACGAGTCCGCGGCGCGGATGGCGACGGCCGCGGAGGAGACCACGGGCGCCGAGGGGCTCACCGAGACGGGCTGA
- a CDS encoding MarP family serine protease: MSWVDIVVLALALIAAVSGWRHGMAVALLSFVGVLGGAILGVRIAPLLVSGIQAPSTKTIVSIVVVVMLVALGETTGVYFGRKIRDRISGERTLAIDSTLGSLLQAITVVVAAWLVALPLASASFPALASSVRNSEVLKGVDSVMPAGARALPAELRQLLDASGFPDVLSPFQSTPITQVGSPNPELLNLPVVSQVRSSVLKVRGRALSCQRQLEGTGFVVAPQRVMTNAHVVAGTTDTTVEVTTRTGRIRQLDARVVSYDPEVDVAVLAVPDLDADPLPFKPTPAAAGDDAIILGYPLDGPYTITAAKVRERIQLRGPDIYDSGTITRDVYTVRAVVRSGNSGGPMITPDGQVVGVVFGAALDDSETGFVLTAQQVNAALVAAENDTRSVDTGACAA; the protein is encoded by the coding sequence GTGAGTTGGGTCGACATCGTCGTCCTCGCCCTGGCGCTCATCGCGGCGGTCTCGGGGTGGCGGCACGGCATGGCCGTCGCCCTGCTGTCGTTCGTCGGCGTGCTCGGTGGCGCGATCCTGGGCGTGCGGATCGCCCCCCTGCTCGTCTCGGGGATCCAGGCCCCCAGCACGAAGACGATCGTCAGCATCGTCGTGGTGGTCATGCTCGTCGCGCTCGGCGAGACCACCGGCGTCTACTTCGGCCGCAAGATCCGGGACCGGATCAGCGGCGAGCGCACCCTCGCGATCGACTCCACGCTCGGTTCGTTGCTGCAGGCCATCACGGTGGTCGTCGCCGCCTGGCTGGTGGCGCTGCCGCTCGCGTCGGCCAGCTTCCCGGCGCTCGCATCGAGCGTCCGGAACTCCGAGGTCCTCAAGGGCGTGGACTCGGTGATGCCGGCGGGCGCCCGCGCGCTGCCCGCCGAGCTGCGCCAGCTGCTGGACGCCTCCGGGTTCCCGGACGTGCTCAGCCCGTTCCAGTCCACCCCGATCACGCAGGTCGGCAGCCCGAACCCCGAGCTGCTGAACCTGCCGGTCGTGAGCCAGGTCCGCAGCAGCGTGCTGAAGGTCCGTGGCCGCGCGCTGTCGTGCCAACGCCAGCTCGAGGGCACCGGCTTCGTCGTGGCCCCGCAGCGGGTGATGACCAACGCGCACGTCGTCGCGGGCACCACGGACACCACCGTCGAGGTCACCACCCGCACCGGACGCATCCGCCAGCTCGACGCCCGGGTCGTCAGCTACGACCCGGAGGTCGACGTGGCGGTGCTCGCCGTCCCCGACCTGGACGCGGACCCGCTGCCCTTCAAGCCGACCCCCGCGGCCGCGGGGGACGACGCGATCATCCTCGGCTACCCGCTCGACGGTCCGTACACGATCACCGCCGCCAAGGTCCGCGAGCGCATCCAGCTCCGCGGCCCGGACATCTACGACAGCGGCACGATCACCCGGGACGTCTACACGGTGCGCGCGGTGGTCCGCTCCGGGAACTCCGGCGGCCCGATGATCACGCCGGACGGCCAGGTCGTCGGGGTCGTGTTCGGCGCGGCCCTGGACGACTCGGAGACGGGCTTCGTGCTCACCGCCCAGCAGGTCAACGCCGCGTTGGTCGCGGCCGAGAACGACACCCGGTCGGTCGACACCGGGGCCTGCGCCGCCTGA
- a CDS encoding ArsA-related P-loop ATPase, with protein sequence MTSSGWPAELAGARLHVVSGKGGTGKTTAAAALALALASGGRRTLLVEVEGRQGIAQVFDTAPLPYEERRIAVAPGGGEVRALAVDVEAALLEYFEMFYRLGMAGRTLRRMGAVEFATTLAPGLRDVLLTGKVKECVSRTENGRPVYDAVVLDAPPTGRLVTFLDVTKAMSELARTGPIHNQAEGVVDLLHSPRTAVHLVTLLEDLPVTETLETVRELAEADLRVGAVIVNRVREQWLPDRSVAPAANGRVDAARVRAGLASAGLDLPPDVIDGLVAETVEHAVRVASESAAAARLEAAAGTEHLARLELPQLLDGVDLGALYELAEALTAQGVGTTVGASA encoded by the coding sequence GTGACGTCATCCGGTTGGCCCGCCGAACTCGCCGGTGCCCGGCTCCACGTGGTGTCCGGCAAGGGCGGTACGGGCAAGACGACCGCCGCGGCGGCCCTGGCCCTCGCGCTCGCGTCGGGAGGCCGCCGCACCCTGCTCGTGGAGGTCGAGGGACGGCAGGGAATCGCGCAGGTCTTCGACACCGCGCCGCTGCCCTACGAGGAACGCCGCATCGCGGTCGCGCCCGGCGGCGGTGAGGTCCGCGCCCTGGCCGTGGACGTCGAGGCCGCGCTCCTGGAGTACTTCGAGATGTTCTACCGGCTCGGCATGGCCGGCCGGACCCTGCGCCGCATGGGGGCCGTCGAGTTCGCGACCACGCTCGCGCCGGGCCTGCGGGACGTGCTGCTCACCGGCAAGGTCAAGGAGTGCGTCTCCCGCACCGAGAACGGCCGCCCCGTCTACGACGCCGTGGTCCTCGACGCGCCGCCCACCGGCCGGCTGGTCACGTTCCTGGACGTCACCAAGGCGATGTCGGAGCTCGCCCGCACCGGGCCGATCCACAACCAGGCCGAGGGCGTCGTCGATCTCCTGCACTCGCCGCGGACGGCCGTGCACCTGGTCACCCTGCTCGAGGACCTGCCCGTCACGGAGACGCTGGAGACCGTGCGGGAGCTCGCCGAGGCGGACCTGCGGGTCGGCGCGGTGATCGTCAACCGGGTGCGCGAGCAGTGGCTCCCCGACCGGTCCGTGGCGCCCGCTGCGAACGGCCGCGTCGACGCCGCCCGGGTGCGGGCCGGGCTCGCCTCGGCCGGGCTGGACCTGCCGCCGGACGTGATCGACGGCCTGGTGGCCGAGACGGTCGAGCACGCCGTGCGGGTCGCGTCGGAGTCCGCGGCCGCGGCGCGCCTGGAGGCCGCCGCCGGCACCGAGCACCTCGCGCGCCTGGAACTCCCGCAGCTGCTCGACGGCGTGGACCTCGGCGCTTTGTACGAGCTCGCCGAGGCGCTCACCGCGCAGGGCGTCGGCACCACCGTGGGAGCGTCCGCGTGA
- a CDS encoding NUDIX hydrolase has product MSDSGSQRLCTGPSPRGEEAPRVDPTRAPEFLVPLLDGIRGVDAAGLLRFRTPPPTEGGRRAAVLMLFAEGPAGPDVLLLERASTLRNHAGQVAFPGGGIDPGDAGPVAAALREAKEETGLDPAGVVPLTVLPDLFLPPSGFVVTPVIAHWPSPVPVRAVDEAETARVLRVPISELTDPANRLMVAHPRGGRGPAFDVGGLLVWGFTGGLLSALVEHAGWARPWDGERVVELGAAWQAARERGRGIAGT; this is encoded by the coding sequence ATGAGCGATTCCGGGTCACAGCGCCTGTGCACCGGGCCGAGCCCGCGCGGCGAGGAAGCTCCTCGGGTCGATCCCACCCGGGCACCGGAGTTCCTCGTGCCGCTGCTGGACGGGATCCGCGGGGTCGACGCCGCCGGGCTGCTCCGCTTCCGCACGCCCCCGCCGACCGAGGGTGGCCGTCGCGCCGCGGTACTGATGCTGTTCGCGGAGGGCCCGGCCGGTCCGGACGTGCTGCTCCTCGAACGGGCCTCGACGTTGCGGAACCACGCCGGCCAGGTCGCGTTCCCGGGCGGCGGCATCGATCCCGGGGACGCCGGGCCCGTCGCGGCCGCCCTGCGCGAGGCGAAGGAGGAGACCGGGCTGGACCCCGCGGGCGTCGTCCCGCTGACCGTGCTGCCCGACCTGTTCCTGCCGCCGTCGGGTTTCGTGGTCACGCCCGTGATCGCGCACTGGCCGTCGCCGGTGCCGGTGCGCGCTGTCGACGAGGCCGAGACCGCGCGGGTCCTGCGCGTCCCGATCTCCGAGCTCACGGACCCGGCGAACCGGCTGATGGTGGCGCACCCGCGCGGCGGCCGGGGCCCGGCGTTCGACGTGGGGGGCCTGCTGGTGTGGGGGTTCACCGGTGGCCTGCTGTCCGCGCTGGTGGAGCACGCGGGCTGGGCGCGGCCGTGGGACGGTGAGCGCGTCGTCGAGCTGGGGGCCGCGTGGCAGGCGGCCCGCGAACGGGGCCGGGGCATCGCCGGAACATGA
- a CDS encoding Gfo/Idh/MocA family protein — translation MDQLRIGLVGAGPWGRRVHAPGLAGHPRTELAGVWTRRPEAARELVAEHGGEAFGSFEALLDAVDAVAFAVPPQVQGELAPRAAAAGRHLVLDKPLADSLPAAEQVEAAVSAAGVCSTTMLTLRFDPTVRGWLAGLSGDPAGADTVGSARWLSGALLGGPYAGSGWRAERGALMDIGPHVVDLLDAALGEVRDVEWARLDTPDLWRFGLVHAGGAHSTVTLSLRLPVDPTEVEVTAFGAAGRHVLATRPADPVACYGVLLDEFVDAVRAGRVDGPQSARRALHLQRVLAAVQRASGS, via the coding sequence GTGGACCAGTTGCGAATCGGGCTCGTCGGAGCCGGGCCGTGGGGCCGCCGGGTGCACGCGCCGGGCCTCGCCGGACATCCACGGACCGAGCTCGCCGGGGTGTGGACGCGGCGGCCGGAAGCGGCCCGGGAGCTCGTCGCGGAGCACGGCGGGGAGGCGTTCGGGAGCTTCGAGGCGCTGCTCGACGCGGTCGACGCCGTCGCCTTCGCCGTTCCGCCGCAGGTCCAGGGCGAGCTCGCGCCGCGGGCCGCCGCCGCCGGGAGGCACCTCGTGCTGGACAAGCCGCTCGCGGACTCCCTGCCCGCGGCGGAGCAGGTCGAGGCGGCCGTCTCGGCCGCCGGGGTCTGCTCGACGACGATGCTCACGCTGCGGTTCGACCCGACGGTGCGCGGCTGGCTGGCCGGCCTCTCCGGCGACCCCGCCGGCGCCGACACCGTCGGGTCGGCGCGCTGGCTCTCCGGGGCGCTCCTGGGCGGCCCCTACGCGGGTTCCGGCTGGCGCGCCGAGCGCGGCGCCCTCATGGACATCGGGCCGCACGTCGTGGACCTGCTCGACGCCGCGCTGGGCGAGGTGCGGGACGTCGAGTGGGCGCGCCTCGACACGCCGGACCTCTGGCGCTTCGGCCTCGTCCACGCGGGCGGCGCACACAGCACGGTGACGCTGTCCCTGCGGCTGCCGGTGGACCCCACCGAGGTCGAGGTGACGGCCTTCGGCGCGGCCGGCCGGCACGTCCTCGCGACCCGTCCGGCGGACCCGGTGGCCTGCTACGGCGTGCTGCTCGACGAGTTCGTCGACGCGGTCCGCGCCGGCCGCGTCGACGGCCCGCAGAGCGCCCGGCGCGCGCTGCACCTCCAGCGGGTGCTGGCCGCGGTGCAGCGCGCGTCCGGCTCCTGA
- a CDS encoding IS5 family transposase (programmed frameshift), translating into MVGRGELTDKAWARIEPLLPAVAGNGRHWRDHRQVINAILWKLRTGAPWRDLPERYGPWKTAHERLRRWTADGTWDRILDEAVTKDDSVGAVEWTISVDSTHVRAHQHAAGARKKGAAPRPGSKTFAVDGEALGRSRGGLTSKIHLAVDGRGLPMSVLLTPGQAGDNPQLLPLLDEISVRRDGPGRPRKRPDRVVADKAYSHPSTRAAMRRRGIAFTSPERDDQIARRHAKGARGGRPPAFDPVVYAGRNVVERCFNRLKQFRDLATRYAKRAAYFRAEITIAATILWLRQDLQDTP; encoded by the exons GTGGTCGGTCGCGGCGAGCTGACAGACAAGGCGTGGGCTCGGATCGAGCCGCTGCTGCCCGCGGTGGCCGGAAACGGTCGCCACTGGCGCGACCACCGCCAGGTGATCAACGCGATCCTGTGGAAGCTCCGCACCGGAGCGCCGTGGCGGGATCTGCCCGAGCGCTACGGGCCGTGGAAGACCGCCCATGAGCGGCTGCGCCGGTGGACCGCAGACGGAACCTGGGACCGGATCCTCGACGAGGCCGTAACCAAGGACGATTCCGTAGGCGCCGTCGAGTGGACGATCAGCGTCGACTCCACCCATGTCCGGGCCCACCAGCACGCTGCCGGTGCCCGGAAAAAGGGGGCTGCACCTCGACCTGGATCGAAGACCT TTGCCGTCGACGGCGAAGCCCTCGGCCGGTCCCGTGGTGGGCTGACCAGCAAGATCCACCTCGCCGTCGACGGCCGCGGGCTGCCGATGTCGGTCCTGCTCACCCCGGGCCAGGCCGGGGACAACCCACAACTGTTACCGCTGCTCGACGAGATTTCCGTGCGCCGCGACGGGCCCGGCCGCCCGCGCAAGCGCCCGGACCGAGTCGTGGCGGACAAGGCCTACTCCCACCCCTCGACCCGCGCAGCGATGCGCCGCCGCGGTATCGCGTTCACCAGCCCCGAACGCGACGACCAGATCGCCCGCCGCCACGCCAAGGGCGCCCGGGGCGGGCGCCCACCAGCCTTCGACCCGGTCGTCTACGCCGGCCGCAACGTCGTCGAGCGCTGCTTCAACCGGCTCAAACAGTTCCGCGACCTGGCCACCCGCTACGCCAAGCGCGCCGCATACTTCCGAGCCGAGATCACCATCGCCGCCACGATCCTCTGGCTCCGCCAGGACTTACAGGACACGCCCTAG